In a single window of the Limnochorda sp. L945t genome:
- a CDS encoding DUF1302 family protein — MKKAVKAIRARALALSAWGVAVLLLPLALASGAFASEVQVGGKLDHRLFYTADPSAVTQNETRYELTVEARPGPDGRVYLSWKGTVPFLEEKGFEGSETAGTSPAQLAPTLHEAYFDVYFPAADLRVGRQIINWGTADGINPTNVINPHTLSTDALVEREAAAIPVPAVRLSGGLGPSLGLTAVGILDFVPAPFPADPVRRLAESIAANVPPGGTVPGENWLAIEGVGPGNQYEFALRAESMVAGYNVYASYFNGYTDLPALWMEPISGSPGAFKVSGRYRRQQQFGLATAGTVGDGGVWLEAAYTLPEKLDRLDLPAPASIALSSNEGTWQAVAGSDYTFASDVYVSGQLVYDQAGSLLLPYAPPGQKEAGLYGVGVLQYTPERSSATWDVVAVVNLRDGGAVVAPGLTHELEPGVKLAVRYVDVVGGADTEFGGMRPQIRGVAARVEAAF, encoded by the coding sequence ATGAAAAAAGCAGTCAAGGCGATCCGGGCTCGTGCCCTCGCCCTGTCGGCGTGGGGCGTGGCGGTCCTGCTGCTCCCGCTCGCGCTCGCAAGCGGGGCATTCGCTTCCGAGGTGCAGGTGGGCGGCAAGCTGGACCATCGTCTGTTTTACACAGCGGACCCATCGGCCGTGACCCAGAACGAGACCCGATACGAGCTGACGGTGGAAGCCCGGCCTGGTCCGGACGGGCGGGTGTACCTCTCCTGGAAGGGAACCGTTCCTTTCTTGGAAGAGAAAGGGTTCGAGGGAAGCGAAACAGCCGGGACATCACCGGCACAGCTGGCCCCCACGCTGCACGAGGCGTACTTCGACGTCTACTTCCCTGCCGCCGATCTGCGGGTCGGCCGCCAGATCATCAACTGGGGGACCGCCGACGGGATCAACCCGACCAACGTCATCAATCCCCACACGCTGTCGACGGATGCGCTGGTCGAACGAGAAGCGGCCGCCATCCCTGTGCCGGCCGTACGGCTATCGGGGGGCCTGGGCCCTTCGCTGGGGCTCACCGCTGTGGGCATCCTCGACTTCGTCCCGGCTCCTTTCCCGGCGGACCCCGTCAGGAGGCTCGCCGAAAGCATCGCAGCCAATGTGCCACCCGGTGGCACGGTACCGGGCGAGAACTGGCTGGCCATCGAAGGCGTCGGCCCGGGCAACCAGTACGAGTTTGCCCTGCGAGCCGAGAGCATGGTGGCAGGGTACAACGTTTACGCGAGCTACTTCAACGGGTACACGGACCTGCCCGCTTTGTGGATGGAACCTATCTCCGGTTCTCCAGGAGCATTCAAGGTGAGCGGCCGCTACCGGCGCCAGCAGCAGTTCGGTCTGGCAACGGCCGGGACGGTGGGGGACGGGGGCGTGTGGCTCGAAGCGGCCTATACCCTGCCTGAAAAGCTGGACAGGCTCGATCTCCCTGCTCCCGCGTCCATCGCCCTCTCGTCGAATGAAGGTACCTGGCAGGCAGTAGCAGGGTCGGATTACACCTTCGCCAGCGACGTATACGTCTCGGGTCAGTTGGTGTACGACCAGGCGGGCTCACTGCTGCTTCCCTATGCGCCCCCCGGCCAGAAGGAGGCCGGCCTCTACGGTGTCGGGGTGCTCCAGTACACTCCCGAGCGGTCTTCCGCTACCTGGGACGTTGTTGCCGTCGTCAACCTGCGGGACGGGGGAGCGGTCGTCGCTCCCGGCCTGACGCACGAACTCGAGCCCGGCGTCAAGCTCGCCGTCCGCTACGTGGACG
- a CDS encoding outer membrane lipoprotein-sorting protein, producing the protein MKRSVGERVGHRLRGTLRVVWSGVLAAWVTVVMIAAGALAAELSASEILDRMTGTAVLSGSGQAELELVTENARGQQRANRLRIFRMEASSGATQQLLEYLDPPDVRGTKFLSIDEPDKPAQMWLYLPALGRERRIAGSATQDQFMGTDFTYDEIGGGTTYKEDYTAQRLADTAVDGRAAYVLKLTPKSTDKKYSYVQMWVWKETFLPLRIDFFDRSGRLEKQLLTADFRQDEQGKWLPYRITMVNAKSKSKTLVQLISQRSGAVPDEYFTLRYLRR; encoded by the coding sequence GTGAAGAGGAGCGTGGGCGAAAGGGTCGGGCACCGTTTGCGGGGGACGCTTCGCGTCGTTTGGTCGGGGGTGCTGGCGGCATGGGTGACGGTGGTCATGATCGCCGCAGGTGCCCTGGCGGCCGAATTGTCGGCTTCGGAGATCCTGGACCGGATGACGGGCACGGCGGTGCTGAGCGGCAGCGGGCAAGCCGAGCTCGAGCTCGTCACGGAAAACGCCCGGGGCCAGCAGCGCGCCAACCGCTTGCGGATCTTCCGGATGGAGGCGAGCAGCGGCGCAACGCAGCAACTGCTCGAGTACCTCGACCCGCCCGACGTCCGGGGCACCAAGTTCCTCAGCATCGACGAGCCCGACAAGCCGGCCCAGATGTGGCTGTACTTGCCGGCCCTGGGACGGGAGCGGCGCATCGCCGGCAGCGCCACGCAGGATCAGTTCATGGGGACCGACTTCACGTATGACGAGATCGGCGGGGGCACGACGTACAAGGAGGATTACACGGCCCAACGCCTGGCGGACACCGCGGTCGACGGCCGCGCCGCGTACGTGCTGAAGCTGACGCCCAAGAGCACGGACAAGAAGTACAGCTACGTCCAGATGTGGGTTTGGAAGGAGACGTTCCTGCCGCTTCGCATCGACTTCTTCGACCGGAGCGGCCGGTTGGAGAAGCAGCTGCTGACCGCCGACTTCCGGCAGGACGAACAGGGGAAATGGTTGCCCTACCGCATCACCATGGTCAACGCCAAGAGCAAGAGCAAGACGCTGGTCCAGTTGATTTCGCAGCGCTCGGGTGCGGTGCCGGACGAGTACTTCACCTTGCGCTATCTGCGGCGGTGA